Proteins from one Nakamurella multipartita DSM 44233 genomic window:
- a CDS encoding acetate CoA-transferase subunit alpha has protein sequence MDTVNLRGGWNDLINALNVPGGLWVLLTAAGVIVVVAALLKLLWDKRRGGGGGVSSIFTPLMIGAFLAAPKVVVPILLWMIDLVINAAISLIRRSTGV, from the coding sequence ATGGACACCGTCAATCTGCGTGGCGGCTGGAACGACCTGATCAACGCGCTCAACGTTCCGGGCGGACTGTGGGTGCTGCTGACCGCCGCCGGGGTCATCGTCGTCGTCGCGGCACTCCTAAAGCTGCTGTGGGACAAGCGCCGCGGCGGCGGAGGTGGCGTCTCGTCCATTTTCACGCCTCTGATGATCGGCGCGTTCCTGGCCGCGCCGAAAGTCGTCGTCCCGATCCTGCTCTGGATGATCGACCTGGTGATCAACGCGGCGATCTCGCTGATCCGTCGCAGCACCGGCGTGTGA